One window of Pseudomonas sp. FP198 genomic DNA carries:
- a CDS encoding sodium:proton antiporter: MIFTVWVAVLGAVLLTLALTSSYLRWMPVTTSAVCLVLGVAIGPAGLGLLRLGVDDSSVWMEHLTEVAVVFSLFVSGLKLRLPLKNRSWRVAYGLAGPVMILTIVGLCLILHYLFGLGWGVSMLIGAMLAPTDPVLAALVQVNDARDDDRVRFGLSGEAGLNDGTAFPFVILGLLMLQEDGSGFLGEWALRNVLWAVPAGLLIGYWLGRGIGRLTLSMRIKNADSTLSPNDYLALALIALAYVAAESVQGYGFLSVFAAGLGLRQAEVESTDENAPPAEHLVQPLVGHEAVEPEQAVHGDTQALDDGQVAAGVMMSDMLAFGSLVERSMEVFLVTLLGVVLAHHWDWRALAIGALLFAVIRPLSVLAMPWGRLLDGPQRLLIGWFGIRGIGSLFYLFYALNHHLQPEVAQLCIDLTLSVVALSILVHGLSTQPALAWYERRKK; encoded by the coding sequence ATGATCTTCACAGTGTGGGTAGCGGTGCTCGGTGCCGTGTTGCTGACCCTGGCCCTGACGTCGTCCTACCTGCGCTGGATGCCGGTCACCACCTCGGCCGTGTGCCTGGTGCTGGGCGTCGCCATTGGCCCGGCGGGGCTGGGACTGCTGCGGCTGGGGGTCGACGATTCGTCCGTCTGGATGGAGCACCTGACCGAAGTCGCGGTGGTGTTCTCGCTGTTCGTCAGCGGCCTCAAGCTGCGCCTGCCACTGAAGAACCGCAGCTGGCGCGTGGCCTACGGGCTGGCCGGTCCGGTAATGATCCTGACCATCGTCGGCCTGTGCCTGATCTTGCATTACCTGTTTGGCCTCGGATGGGGCGTGTCCATGCTGATCGGCGCGATGCTCGCGCCCACCGACCCAGTGCTGGCGGCGCTGGTGCAGGTCAATGATGCCCGCGACGATGATCGCGTGCGGTTCGGCTTGTCCGGGGAAGCCGGGCTGAACGACGGCACCGCGTTTCCCTTTGTCATCCTTGGCTTGCTCATGCTGCAGGAAGACGGCAGCGGCTTCCTCGGCGAGTGGGCCTTGCGCAACGTCTTGTGGGCTGTACCGGCGGGGCTGTTGATCGGTTACTGGCTGGGGCGTGGCATCGGCCGGCTGACCTTGTCGATGCGCATCAAGAACGCCGACAGTACCCTGTCGCCAAACGATTACCTGGCCCTGGCCCTGATCGCCCTGGCCTACGTGGCGGCGGAGTCGGTGCAGGGTTATGGCTTTCTTTCGGTGTTCGCCGCCGGCCTGGGATTGCGTCAGGCCGAAGTCGAGTCCACCGATGAAAACGCGCCGCCGGCCGAGCATCTGGTGCAACCGCTGGTGGGCCATGAAGCGGTTGAACCGGAGCAGGCCGTGCACGGCGACACCCAGGCCCTGGACGACGGCCAGGTGGCGGCCGGGGTGATGATGAGCGACATGCTGGCGTTCGGCAGCCTGGTGGAGCGCTCCATGGAAGTATTCCTGGTCACACTGCTCGGCGTGGTCCTTGCCCATCACTGGGATTGGCGGGCCCTGGCCATCGGCGCCTTGCTGTTCGCGGTGATTCGCCCGTTGAGCGTGCTGGCGATGCCTTGGGGGAGATTGCTGGATGGCCCGCAACGGTTATTGATCGGCTGGTTCGGCATACGCGGCATCGGCAGCCTGTTTTACCTGTTCTACGCCTTGAATCATCACCTGCAACCCGAAGTGGCACAACTGTGCATCGACCTTACGCTGTCAGTGGTGGCGCTGAGCATCCTGGTCCATGGCCTGAGCACCCAACCCGCACTGGCGTGGTATGAGCGCCGAAAAAAGTGA